A DNA window from Daucus carota subsp. sativus chromosome 3, DH1 v3.0, whole genome shotgun sequence contains the following coding sequences:
- the LOC108215132 gene encoding ubiquitin-conjugating enzyme E2 28, which produces MASKRILKELKDLQKDPPTSCSAGPVAEDMFHWQATIMGPPDSPYSGGVFLVTIHFPPDYPFKPPKVAFRTKVFHPNINSNGSICLDILKEQWSPALTISKVLLSICSLLTDPNPDDPLVPEIAHMYKTDRSKYETTARSWTQKYAMG; this is translated from the exons ATGGCGTCCAAGCGGATCTTGAAGGAACTCAAGGATCTTCAGAAGGATCCTCCTACCTCTTGCAGCGctg GTCCAGTTGCTGAAGATATGTTTCACTGGCAAGCAACTATTATGGGTCCTCCAGACAGCCCTTATTCTGGTGGAGTTTTCCTTGTTACCATTCATTTTCCTCCAGATTATCCTTTCAAGCCACCAAAG GTAGCATTCAGGACAAAGGTATTCCATCCGAATATCAACAGCAACGGAAGCATATGCCTGGACATTTTAAAGGAGCAGTGGAGCCCTGCCCTGACCATTTCAAAG GTCTTGCTATCCATATGTTCGTTGTTGACGGACCCAAACCCTGATGACCCTTTGGTGCCAGAAATCGCCCACATGTATAAGACAGACCGTAGCAAATACGAAACAACTGCAAGGAGCTGGACCCAGAAGTATGCCATGGGCTAA